Genomic DNA from Porites lutea chromosome 4, jaPorLute2.1, whole genome shotgun sequence:
CCAGCTGGCTAAGATGGGCACGCTCATGACGAGGAAAGCCAGAAACAATACAAATATGACAGGTTTGCCAGTTTCTTTGATCAAGACCTGTGGAGGACATACCAAGGCCGACGTTGTACGTTTACCTACTACGTAACAAGCAGCGAAAGCCAGATATGAGAGAAGAGAAGCCGCAACTATTATAGCATGGACAATGTGTATAAATTTGCATTGGTAGCAAAACGTTCTCTCCTTTTCTGTCAGATTGTTATCATTGCAAAAAATAGGGCACAACGCTGATGGACCAGCAATGCAAGCCGAGGAAATGATGAggaaaacaaagacaatgacAAGCAAAGTGTGGGCGATGCATTTCCAAGCTCGGTGTCCCCACAAACCAAGCGACCAAAAGGAAACTTTTAAAGCAAACTGCCCTAGTGTGATCCATCTCTTAGGTTGTTGTCTCTCTCGTCCAACCCGGAACTTCTCGTACGCTGCAGGCGGCTCGGGAGGAAAAGCAAGAAGCGGTTCTGTTTCTCTCTCGTTCGGTTCATTATGAATTCCATCTTCGGCACCAAGACCGTCTTGCTCCATCTTAAACACTGAGGCGTCGTATGCGCTGAATATACGGCGTGTTACAACAAGGAAATTCTTGAATTAGCAAGCAATCAAATCCTGTATCTTGAGCTGACCCCTATTGTCTGCCAGTAAGTAAGCAGGCCCATTGATGTGTCGGGTTTCAGTTTGACAGGAGTCTTGAGAAACCTTTGCCCCTCAAAGTATAAGTATATTCTAACCTGGCATTTGGCGAACCCAAAGTATGAAATTGCtgttctttcctttttcaaagAAGGCGATACAACATACAGGACAGTCTTGCCAACCATACCGGTGACACTCAATTATGcaataatatatataatatatacagTCTATTTGTGACATATACGTCACATA
This window encodes:
- the LOC140934561 gene encoding uncharacterized protein, with amino-acid sequence MEQDGLGAEDGIHNEPNERETEPLLAFPPEPPAAYEKFRVGRERQQPKRWITLGQFALKVSFWSLGLWGHRAWKCIAHTLLVIVFVFLIISSACIAGPSALCPIFCNDNNLTEKERTFCYQCKFIHIVHAIIVAASLLSYLAFAACYVVGKRTTSALVCPPQVLIKETGKPVIFVLFLAFLVMSVPILASWIVLPFIAAKPRFPNYYGTFAEDTLRLIRDLQNRTLDDVIRIHEDLSTVVSSRADKGWAVKRARPSKKV